From one Candidatus Marinarcus aquaticus genomic stretch:
- a CDS encoding TRAP transporter substrate-binding protein: MKKLVMGAVAAAVVATSSMAAEYTLKFSHVVSDNTPKGKAARFFEKRLEELSGGKIDVQVYPSSQLYTDNAVVKALRLNSVQMAAPSFSKFGKIVPQLALFDLPFIFNDADHLHKVQDGEVGQALKDMVTEKGIVALDYWDNGFKQFTSSTKALIEPKDAEGQKFRIMSSKVLEAQMHAIGGNPQMMPFSEVYSGLQQGVIDAAENPISNIYTKKFHEVQKYLTVSDHGYLGYLVVMSKKFWNSLPADLQANVKQAMKEATAQERIYAQELNDSQFDEIKEYAKKTGKLEIFTLTPEQKEAWRKAVSKIYPEFYDEDAIGKDLIEKTIAAGK; encoded by the coding sequence ATGAAAAAGTTAGTAATGGGAGCAGTTGCAGCAGCAGTTGTAGCAACCTCTTCAATGGCAGCAGAGTACACATTAAAGTTCTCTCACGTTGTTAGTGATAATACACCAAAAGGAAAAGCAGCAAGATTCTTTGAAAAAAGACTTGAAGAGCTATCGGGTGGAAAAATTGATGTTCAAGTTTATCCATCATCTCAGTTATATACAGATAATGCGGTGGTTAAAGCATTAAGATTAAATTCAGTGCAAATGGCTGCACCTAGTTTCTCTAAATTTGGTAAAATTGTACCTCAATTAGCACTGTTTGATTTACCGTTTATTTTCAACGATGCAGATCACTTACACAAAGTTCAAGATGGTGAAGTGGGTCAAGCACTTAAAGATATGGTTACAGAAAAAGGTATTGTGGCACTTGATTACTGGGATAATGGATTTAAACAATTCACTTCTTCAACGAAAGCTTTAATTGAGCCTAAAGATGCTGAAGGTCAAAAATTCAGAATTATGTCTTCTAAAGTACTAGAAGCGCAAATGCATGCAATCGGTGGTAACCCACAAATGATGCCATTCTCTGAAGTTTACTCTGGTTTACAACAAGGTGTTATTGATGCAGCTGAAAATCCAATTTCAAACATCTACACTAAAAAATTCCACGAAGTTCAAAAATACTTAACTGTTTCTGACCACGGTTACTTAGGTTACTTAGTTGTTATGTCTAAAAAATTCTGGAACTCATTACCAGCTGATTTACAAGCAAATGTAAAACAAGCAATGAAAGAAGCAACTGCTCAAGAAAGAATTTATGCACAAGAACTTAATGATTCTCAATTTGATGAAATCAAAGAGTATGCTAAGAAAACTGGAAAATTAGAGATCTTTACTTTAACTCCTGAACAAAAAGAGGCGTGGAGAAAAGCAGTAAGCAAAATCTATCCTGAATTCTATGATGAAGACGCAATCGGGAAAGACTTAATTGAAAAAACAATTGCTGCAGGAAAATAA
- a CDS encoding TRAP transporter small permease: MFNILNKTVGFINQSIAAFGITAGVAVSFTNVIARYLFDASLTWASELSIFLFLWSVFFGAAYCFKKDAHIAVTIILDIVPTPIAKVMLVISHVITLTYLAAVSFYGYKYLQLVIDLEERSVDLDMPMWIIYLVIPISFALAAYRVGERLVIILRTPHELITQESEAEMILARLGEKGENTENKNVKELNDMVKDVEKKTGGML; the protein is encoded by the coding sequence ATGTTTAATATTTTAAATAAAACAGTAGGTTTTATCAACCAATCCATAGCTGCCTTCGGTATTACTGCCGGGGTAGCTGTCTCTTTTACAAACGTAATTGCCAGATACCTGTTTGATGCCTCTTTAACTTGGGCAAGTGAACTGAGTATTTTTCTCTTCTTATGGAGTGTCTTTTTTGGTGCAGCATACTGCTTTAAAAAAGATGCACACATCGCTGTAACTATCATATTAGATATTGTACCTACACCCATTGCGAAAGTGATGCTGGTTATTTCACATGTGATTACATTAACATACTTAGCCGCAGTTTCATTCTATGGATATAAGTATTTACAATTGGTTATTGACTTAGAAGAGCGTTCAGTTGACTTGGATATGCCTATGTGGATTATCTATCTTGTAATTCCAATCTCTTTTGCACTTGCAGCATATCGTGTAGGAGAAAGATTGGTAATTATTCTTAGAACACCTCACGAACTGATCACACAAGAGAGTGAAGCAGAAATGATTCTTGCTCGATTGGGTGAAAAAGGTGAAAATACAGAAAATAAAAACGTAAAAGAGTTAAATGATATGGTAAAAGATGTTGAGAAGAAAACAGGAGGTATGCTATGA
- a CDS encoding TRAP transporter large permease: MSSVAVLFSLFFFLVILGTPISICLGVSTFATMMLFTDISPIEVSAMIFEKVEHYSLMAIPMFILAGNLLSKGSAAQRIIDFARSVVGHLPGGLPISAIFASIIFAAVSGSSPATVVAIGSIMFGAIMQAGYPKKYAVGTIATAGSLGILIPPSIVLIVYGVTAEVSIGKLFMAGVVPGIMLGIMMMVVTYIGARRLGFEREEPQPFKYRLKKMKDASWGLMTIVIVIGGIYGGIFTPTEAAAVAAAWAFFISVFVYKDIKISEFFHTALESAKTTAMIMFIIANAMLFAHFLTIENIPQGITEALVEANVDKYMFLLLVNILLILAGSFMEPSAIIMIMVPLLLPVAVALGIDPIHFGIVITINMELGMVSPPVGLNLFVTSGLTGMSIKDVIVAALPWTMTILAGLLLVTYIPEIALWLPNLMYGG, encoded by the coding sequence ATGAGTAGTGTTGCAGTACTGTTCTCACTGTTTTTCTTCCTTGTTATTCTTGGAACACCAATTTCAATCTGTCTAGGGGTTTCAACTTTTGCAACCATGATGTTATTTACTGATATTTCTCCAATTGAAGTTTCGGCAATGATTTTCGAAAAAGTTGAACACTATTCATTAATGGCCATTCCTATGTTCATCTTAGCAGGTAACCTGTTAAGTAAGGGGAGTGCCGCGCAAAGGATTATTGATTTTGCGCGTTCAGTTGTAGGTCACCTTCCTGGTGGTCTTCCAATTTCAGCGATTTTCGCATCAATTATTTTTGCTGCTGTATCAGGAAGTTCTCCTGCAACAGTTGTTGCGATTGGTTCGATTATGTTTGGTGCAATTATGCAAGCAGGATACCCTAAAAAGTATGCCGTTGGTACAATTGCAACCGCTGGTTCGTTAGGAATTTTAATTCCACCTTCTATTGTACTGATTGTGTATGGGGTAACAGCAGAAGTCTCTATTGGTAAACTCTTCATGGCTGGGGTTGTGCCTGGTATCATGTTGGGTATCATGATGATGGTTGTTACTTATATTGGTGCACGACGATTAGGGTTTGAAAGAGAAGAGCCTCAACCATTTAAATACCGACTAAAAAAGATGAAAGACGCATCTTGGGGTCTGATGACAATTGTGATTGTTATTGGTGGTATTTATGGTGGTATCTTTACACCAACTGAAGCAGCAGCTGTTGCAGCAGCATGGGCATTTTTCATCTCTGTATTTGTTTACAAAGATATCAAAATATCTGAGTTTTTCCATACAGCGCTAGAGTCTGCAAAAACAACGGCAATGATTATGTTTATTATTGCTAACGCAATGTTATTTGCACACTTCTTAACCATTGAAAATATTCCTCAAGGGATTACTGAAGCATTGGTTGAAGCCAATGTCGATAAATATATGTTCTTGTTATTGGTCAATATCTTACTGATTTTAGCAGGTTCATTTATGGAACCAAGTGCAATTATTATGATTATGGTACCTCTATTACTTCCAGTTGCCGTGGCATTAGGGATTGACCCTATTCACTTCGGTATCGTAATTACAATCAATATGGAGCTTGGTATGGTTTCCCCACCTGTTGGACTTAACCTATTCGTTACGAGTGGTTTAACAGGTATGTCAATTAAAGACGTTATCGTTGCAGCGTTACCGTGGACAATGACAATTTTAGCAGGTTTATTACTTGTAACATATATTCCAGAAATTGCATTATGGTTACCAAACCTAATGTATGGTGGATGA